The Methanoregula boonei 6A8 genome has a window encoding:
- a CDS encoding DNA-directed DNA polymerase: protein MPTQVMRSADILAVARANEENIPVTIAINQVEYSNTPDGPVIHIFGRDTGSTAHRIDVTGFLPYFYVPEEQVGQIPPARVTVEPDTLYRSIRGEKLRRLYTTRPGDVREIRERYRHFEADIPFATRFMIDCGLTGAVTSPSTTVEYQALIPAESDAPARVCMIDIECEDERGFPDAQRDAIICITCYDSFDNDYTTFLLGSAILPGEIAEKEAAGGLKNGCFKKGVHTICTYDNEASMLREFGAYIARRDPDVLSGWNFVDFDMPYITGRMEKLGLSPVLLARLPGMTERNAVRGRALFDLLTGYKKMHSTLKESYRLDAVAEEEVGERKVRYTGTISDLWRKQPALLVEYNFKDVELCVAIDRKDSIVSFYREIARYVGCPLDKTLNSSSVIDVYILRKAHGKYILPSKGFANAEEFEGATVFEPSKGVRENVVVLDLKSLYPMAMMTINASPETKDPEGELKAPNGIRFRKQPDGLTRSILSELLKERDAKKNLRNTFPYGSAQYVLYDMQQNVLKVIMNTYYGVSGYTRFRLFDREIGAAVTSVGRAIIEHTRHVIEQEGYKVIYGDTDSCMVQIPPLDREKTIETARTLEKKLNTSYQDFARNVLNADTHYFSIKFEKIYARFFQAGKKKRYAGRLVWKEGKEADQIDIVGFEIRRSDTPQITKIVQSKVMESILAGADFAEIKTYLGEIITKYRAGKFSLDEAGIPGGIGKSLDDYETDDAQVRGARYANQYLHTEFGKGSKPKRIYIKTVTGKYPKTDVLCFEYADQVPKEFVPDWELMLEKTIEQPISRIIEALGWTWKDVDPSHTTLARWGFG, encoded by the coding sequence ATGCCCACCCAAGTGATGCGATCTGCAGATATCCTTGCCGTGGCCCGGGCCAATGAGGAAAACATTCCGGTGACGATCGCGATTAACCAGGTGGAGTATAGCAATACTCCTGACGGACCGGTGATTCATATTTTCGGACGGGATACAGGAAGTACCGCCCACCGGATCGATGTCACCGGCTTCCTCCCCTACTTCTATGTGCCTGAAGAGCAGGTAGGGCAGATCCCCCCGGCCCGGGTGACCGTTGAGCCCGATACCCTTTACCGCTCGATCCGGGGAGAGAAACTCAGACGACTGTATACCACAAGGCCAGGTGATGTCCGGGAGATCCGGGAGAGATACCGCCATTTCGAAGCAGACATCCCGTTTGCAACACGGTTTATGATCGACTGCGGCCTGACCGGTGCCGTTACCTCACCTTCCACTACGGTGGAGTACCAGGCCCTTATTCCCGCGGAATCCGATGCCCCGGCCCGCGTCTGCATGATCGATATCGAATGTGAGGATGAGCGCGGTTTCCCGGATGCGCAAAGGGATGCGATCATCTGTATCACCTGTTACGATTCGTTCGACAATGATTATACCACGTTTCTTCTCGGAAGCGCCATACTGCCGGGTGAGATTGCGGAAAAAGAGGCTGCGGGGGGGCTTAAAAACGGCTGTTTCAAAAAGGGCGTCCACACCATCTGCACCTATGACAACGAAGCGTCAATGCTCCGGGAGTTTGGCGCATACATTGCAAGGCGCGATCCTGATGTCCTTTCGGGATGGAATTTCGTTGATTTCGATATGCCCTATATCACCGGCCGTATGGAAAAACTTGGTCTCTCCCCGGTCCTTCTTGCCCGTCTCCCCGGCATGACCGAGAGGAACGCTGTCCGCGGCAGAGCACTCTTTGATCTCCTGACCGGTTACAAAAAGATGCATTCGACCCTCAAGGAATCCTACCGCCTCGATGCCGTTGCCGAGGAAGAAGTGGGTGAGAGGAAAGTAAGGTATACCGGCACTATCTCGGACCTCTGGAGAAAGCAGCCGGCCCTCCTCGTAGAGTACAACTTTAAGGATGTCGAGCTCTGCGTTGCGATCGACCGGAAAGACTCTATTGTGAGCTTTTACCGGGAGATCGCCCGGTATGTCGGGTGCCCCCTTGACAAGACCCTGAATTCATCGAGTGTGATCGATGTGTATATCCTGCGCAAGGCGCACGGGAAGTACATTCTTCCCTCGAAGGGTTTTGCAAATGCCGAAGAATTTGAGGGTGCCACGGTCTTTGAACCCAGTAAAGGGGTGAGGGAGAACGTGGTGGTGCTCGATCTCAAATCGCTCTACCCCATGGCGATGATGACCATCAACGCCTCTCCCGAAACAAAGGATCCCGAAGGCGAGCTCAAAGCGCCAAACGGCATCCGGTTCCGCAAACAACCCGACGGGCTGACAAGGAGCATTCTCTCGGAACTGTTAAAGGAGAGGGATGCAAAAAAGAACCTCCGCAATACCTTCCCTTACGGCTCGGCGCAGTACGTTCTCTACGATATGCAGCAGAATGTGCTCAAGGTGATCATGAACACCTACTACGGTGTTTCAGGCTATACCCGGTTCCGGCTTTTTGACCGTGAGATCGGGGCAGCAGTCACCTCGGTAGGCCGGGCCATTATCGAACACACCCGTCACGTCATCGAACAGGAGGGCTATAAAGTTATTTACGGGGATACGGATTCCTGCATGGTGCAGATCCCTCCCCTTGACCGGGAAAAGACCATCGAGACCGCAAGAACGCTTGAGAAAAAACTCAATACAAGTTACCAGGACTTTGCCCGGAACGTGCTGAATGCCGATACCCATTACTTCTCGATCAAGTTCGAGAAGATCTATGCTCGGTTTTTCCAGGCGGGAAAGAAGAAGAGGTATGCCGGCAGGCTTGTCTGGAAAGAGGGAAAAGAAGCAGATCAGATCGATATTGTGGGTTTTGAGATCCGGCGCAGCGATACCCCGCAGATCACCAAGATCGTGCAGTCGAAGGTGATGGAATCGATTCTTGCCGGAGCAGACTTTGCAGAGATCAAGACCTACCTTGGAGAGATCATTACAAAATACCGCGCCGGTAAATTTTCCCTTGATGAAGCAGGGATCCCGGGCGGGATCGGCAAGTCCCTTGACGATTACGAAACCGATGATGCGCAGGTTCGGGGAGCACGGTATGCAAACCAGTACCTGCACACGGAGTTTGGGAAGGGCAGCAAACCCAAGCGCATCTACATCAAAACCGTGACCGGGAAGTACCCCAAAACAGATGTGCTCTGTTTTGAGTATGCCGATCAGGTGCCAAAAGAATTTGTCCCGGACTGGGAGCTGATGCTTGAAAAGACTATCGAGCAGCCGATATCACGAATTATCGAGGCGCTGGGCTGGACATGGAAGGATGTCGATCCCTCGCATACAACACTTGCCCGGTGGGGATTTGGATAA
- a CDS encoding malate dehydrogenase has product MTRLAVMGVGRIGGEVASLATLMGLADELVLYDQDPTFLRAQVLDISHTGLPVFLSTDPSDIKDADICVFAAGLPRNPDIKTRADLLAANLPVVRACAGLLDGFSGILVTVTNPMDINNYLLHRLTGLPRERCIGFGGQLDSARFALALHRRGLNGPAAVLGEHGEHQVPVFSRLKRPIEENLRLEILQELQGSSMDVIKGKGGTVFGPAYHIITLLKMLLSGTKETIPCSAVLKGEYQLSDCSLGVPARIGTDGIREIVTWDLDRWEQEKMADAGAFVRNLCRTVVP; this is encoded by the coding sequence ATGACGAGGCTTGCAGTGATGGGGGTTGGGAGGATCGGGGGAGAGGTAGCCTCCCTTGCCACCCTCATGGGGCTCGCTGATGAACTGGTGCTGTACGACCAGGATCCCACCTTTCTCCGGGCTCAGGTCCTCGATATCAGCCATACCGGTCTTCCGGTTTTTCTTTCTACCGATCCCAGCGACATAAAGGATGCCGACATCTGCGTATTTGCTGCCGGCCTGCCCCGTAACCCGGATATAAAAACCCGGGCGGATCTTCTTGCGGCAAATCTTCCGGTAGTCCGGGCCTGTGCCGGGCTGCTTGATGGTTTCTCCGGTATTCTGGTCACTGTAACAAATCCCATGGACATAAACAACTACCTCCTCCACCGGCTCACCGGCCTGCCCCGGGAGCGCTGCATCGGCTTTGGCGGCCAGCTGGACAGCGCACGGTTTGCCTTAGCTCTGCACCGGCGGGGTCTTAACGGTCCTGCGGCTGTACTCGGGGAGCACGGCGAACACCAGGTACCGGTATTTTCCCGGCTCAAGAGGCCAATCGAAGAAAACCTGCGTCTTGAGATTCTCCAGGAACTCCAGGGATCAAGCATGGATGTGATCAAAGGCAAGGGGGGCACGGTCTTTGGGCCGGCATACCATATCATCACACTCCTGAAAATGCTGCTTTCCGGAACAAAGGAAACGATCCCCTGTTCTGCGGTGCTTAAGGGGGAGTACCAGCTTTCGGACTGTTCGCTTGGTGTTCCTGCCCGGATCGGGACGGATGGAATCCGGGAGATTGTCACCTGGGATCTTGACCGGTGGGAGCAGGAAAAAATGGCTGATGCAGGAGCGTTTGTCCGGAATCTCTGTCGTACGGTGGTGCCATAG